A single window of Microplitis demolitor isolate Queensland-Clemson2020A chromosome 7, iyMicDemo2.1a, whole genome shotgun sequence DNA harbors:
- the LOC103575880 gene encoding prion-like-(Q/N-rich) domain-bearing protein 25 — MMITFLLLIFTLTEANIFKLLNETIEEKVPIYECANYGNRCNRFLRKPCCEKDNICRRMGWGAFNDLYMCVKLSKLNEDCQYNLDCLQVDYTECYDHKCKCLPNYIAAGTTACLPLLGRFCKNDRQCIADNSVCIDHKCQCQPSFVPESDHKCVPTPLGKNCMTDFDCDLVEFSKCSADYKCVCKKNYVVSNNSTCVGLLGEFCKKDNDCGTHNSICTDSVCQCKNNYISKSNHECVPTPLGKSCINNDDCADLFHTKCSKDKICVCRGKYVEVNGIACSPLLGEYCWQNELCAANNSICADNECQCKKNYVPISNNECRESSIGQPCNGNSDCNSIQRPTKCSLDNKCVCESDFLASDGVTCLQALGDYCFYDNQCGPRLSACKCNVCQCNFYFKAESYNKCSIH; from the exons ATGATGATTACATTTTTACTCCTGATATTTACCTTAACGGAAGCtaatattttcaaactatTAAATGAAACGATTGAAGAAAAGGTTCCAATTTATGAATGCGCTAATTATGGAAACCGA tgtaATCGCTTTCTTCGTAAACCATGTTGCGAAAAGGATAATATATGCAGAAGAATGGGATGGGGGGCATTTAATGATCTCTATATGTGTGTTaaactatcaaaattaaacGAAGACTGTCAATACAATTTAGACTGTTTACAAGTTGACTACACAGAGTGCTATGATCACAAATGTAAATGTTTGCCAAATTATATTGCCGCAGGCACGACTGCATGTTTACCTCTTTTAGGCCGATTTTGTAAAAACGATAGACAATGTATAGCAGACAATTCAGTTTGCATTGATCACAAATGCCAATGCCAACCTTCATTTGTTCCAGAATCAGATCATAAATGTGtaccaa cGCCTTTGGGAAAAAATTGTATGACAGATTTTGATTGCGATCTagtagaattttcaaaatgctCTGCAGATTATAAATgcgtttgtaaaaaaaattatgttgtGTCAAATAATTCCACATGTGTAGGACTTTTGGGAGAATTTTGTAAGAAAGATAACGATTGCGGAACCCATAATTCTATTTGCACAGATTCCGTGTGTCAATGCAAGAATAATTACATATCCAAATCTAACCATGAATGTGTACCAA cGCCATTAGGAAAGTCTTGTATAAATAACGACGACTGTGCAGATTTATTTCATACGAAATGTTCAAAAGATAAGATATGTGTTTGTAGAGGCAAATATGTTGAAGTAAATGGTATTGCATGTAGTCCACTTTTAGGTGAATATTGTTGGCAAAACGAATTATGTGCGGCAAATAATTCCATTTGTGCTGATAATGAATGTCAATGCAAAAAAAACTATGTTCCTATATCCAATAATGAATGTAGAGAAT CTTCCATAGGACAGCCTTGTAATGGAAACTCTGATTGTAATTCAATACAAAGACCAACAAAATGTTCACTAGATAACAAATGTGTTTGCGAAAGTGATTTTCTGGCATCAGACGGAGTAACTTGTTTGCAAGCTTTGGGcgattattgtttttacgACAATCAATGCGGGCCTAGATTGTCTGCCTGTAAATGTAATGTTTgtcaatgtaatttttatttcaaagctGAATCTTATAATAAATGCAGTATACATTga